From the Clostridium cagae genome, the window ATTATGTGAAAAAGGGAGATATAGTAGCATATGTTAATGAGACTCCGGTTTTCGCAAAATTGGATGGTATAGTACGTGGAATGCTTCAGAAAGATGTCAGTGTTTTTAAAGGAATGAAAAGTGGAGACATTGATCCAAGGTGTGAAAAAAATCATTGTTTTACAATTTCAGATAAAGCTAGATCAATAGGCGGAGGAGTTTTAGAAGCAATTCTGCATTTGAGTAATTTTAAGTTTTAGTAGAATGTTGATATTTGCATATATGAAGCAGACTGAGCAATTGAACTTAGGAATACTAAAAAGCAAATTTAGAAGAGTATGGTTAGGAGGATTATTATGAGTAAAATAATTGATGCAAAGGGTAAGAACTGTCCAATACCTGTAATAATGGCAAAGAAGGAAATTGATAATGGAAATGTTAATTTTGTAGTTGAAGTTGATAATAAAATAGCTAATGAGAATTTAAAGAAATTAGGAAATAGTATGAGCTTTGAAATAAAATCTCAAGAAGTTAATGGAATATTTAAAGTACATTTTTTAAAAGGGGAAAGGGATAATAATCAATCAGAAATCTGTGAAGAATGTAATGAAATAATAGAGGAAATTAAAAAAGATAAATTAGGTACATGGTCAATATTTATTGGAAAGGAAATCATAGGTTCTGGAAGTGAAGAGCTTGGGAAGTCTCTTATAAAGATGTACTTTTATACAATGGCAGAATCTGATGATTTACCAAAATCAATTTTATTTATGAATGAGGGAGTAAAAGTACCAACATTAAATGAACAAGTTGTAGAGCATCTAAAAGGTTTAGAAAAAAAAGGTGTTGAAATATTAGTTTGTGGTACATGCCTTAATTTCTATGGACTAGAAGAAGAATTGAAAGTTGGAAAAGTAAGTAACATGTATGAAATATCTAATTATATGAAAGCAGCATCAAAAGTTATTACTTTATAGGATTGGGACAGTTTTTAGAATTGTGTTGATATATACATAAGTAGAGTAGATTGAGCACTTAAATGTATTAACATTACATTAAAACATGACCCGAAATTAAAAAATACCTTGAAGTAATAAGTTAAGGGGGAGAGATGATATGTCAAAGGATATAAAACTTACGAGTTTAACTAAAAATTCAGGGTGTGCAGCTAAGATAGGACCAGGAGTTCTTCATAGTGTATTAAGTAGTTTACCTAAGTTTGAAGATGAAAATTTAATTGTAGGATTTGATACAAGTGATGATGCTTGTGTATACAAAATTAATGATGATACAGTAGTAATAAAAACAGTAGATTTTTTTCCACCAATGGTAGATGATCCATATACCTTTGGACAAGTTGCAGCTGCTAATGCACTTAGTGACGTTTATGCTATGGGTGGAAATCCTTCAATAGCAATGAATTTAATTTGTTTTCCTTCTTGTTTAGATATATCAATTATGCGTGAGATACTTGCAGGAGGTTACGACAAAGTAAAAGAAGCTGGAGCAGTAATTGCAGGTGGACATACTATAGCTGATCCTACACCTAAATATGGACTTTGTGTAAGCGGATTTGCACGTCCAGAAGAAATACTTTCAAATAGCAATGCTAAAACTGGAGATGTAATTATACTTACTAAACCTTTAGGAATTGGGATCATGAATACTGCAGCAAAAGCAGAATTAATAGATGAAAATAAAATTAAAGAAGTTACATCAATAATGTCTACATTAAATAAGTATGCTAAGGAATGTACTTTAGGATTAGAGATTCATTCATGTACTGATGTTACTGGATTTGGACTTATTGGGCATAGTTATGAAATGGCAAGTGGAAGTAAAAAGACAATAGAGATTTTTAGTGAATCTATCCCAATTATAGATGGAGCATTAGATTATGCAAAGATGGGGATTATACCTGAAGGTATGTACAATAATCTTGATTATTTAAAAGATAAGTTTGCAGTAGGAGCTAATATATCACAAGAATTACAAGATGTGTTAATAGATCCACAAACATCAGGAGGGCTGTTACTTTCACTTCCAGAAAAACAAGCAAAGGAATTTTTATCAAGAATAGAAAATTTCACGCCATATGCTAGGATAATAGGTCAAGTACTCGATAAGGGTGACAAGCCTATAGTTATTAAATAATTTACCTATGTTTGTAGTGTATTGTTATATGTATAAACAAAGATAGAGTGAGTAATTTAACTTGGAAATCTTAAAATGCCTATAATCTAATTTTAACTTGTACCCAATATAAAATTTATACAAAAAGTAAATGTGACAGTATGATTTTTAATATTTAAGTATGATTTTTGTTAATTAACTATATAAATATAATTTTAAAAATATCAAAATATAAAAAACATTATAAATAGATGGAGGGTATTATGGAATTACAAAAAAAATTGCCAGAAATATTTGAAGAGTTTGCAGAAGGAAGAAGAAATGCATTTATTAAGGCTAAAGAACTTAAAGATAAAAATATACCTTTAATTGGAGCATTTTGTACTTACTTTCCACAAGAATTAGGATTAGCTATGGGAGCAGCTACAGTTTCAGTATGTTCAACATCTGATGAAACTATTGCAGCAGCAGAGCAAGATCTTCCACGTAATTTATGTCCTTTAATAAAATCTAGTTATGGTTTTGCGAAGACTGATAAATGTCCGTTCTTTTTCTTTTCAGATCTAATTGTTGGAGAAACAACTTGCGATGGAAAAAAGAAAATGTATGAATATCTTTCAGAATTTAAGCCAGTACATGTTATGGAACTTCCAAATTCTCAACGTGAAGATGGATTAGAATTATGGAAAAATGAAATTATTAGATTAAAGTCATATTTAGAAGAAATGTTTAATGTAGAAATAACAGAAGATGATATAAAAAAAGCTATAAAAATAAAAAATAATGAACGTAAAGCATTAAAGAAATTTTATGAATTAGGAAAAAGAGAGCCAGTTTCTATGTTAGGGCAAGATATGTTTAAAGTTATAAATGGAACAACATTTAGCTTTGATAAAGAAAAAATTCCAGATCAAATTAACGAGGTAATTGAAAAGATTAATTGTGAATATGAATCTGAAAAAAAATATGAATCTAAGCCTCGTATATTAATAACTGGATGTCCTATTGGAGGAGCAACTGAAAAGGTTATTAAAGCAATTGAAGATAATGGAGCTTATGTAGTGGCTTTTGAAAATTGCAGTGTTGCAAAAGCAGTTGATGAATTAGTAGATGAAGAAAATCCAGATGTTTATGATGCTCTTGCACGTAAATATTTATCTATTGGATGTTCTTGTATGACTCCTAATCCAAATAGAATTAAACTTCTTAATAAAATGATTGATGAATATAAAGTAGATGCCGTAGTTGACGTGATATTAACAGCTTGCCACACATATAATGTTGAGACTTTATCAGTTAAAAGATTTGTAAATGATGAAAAAAATAAGCCTTATATGAGTGTTGAAACTGATTTTTCTCTTAATGATATTGGTCAATTAAATACTAGAATGGCTGCATTTATAGAGATGCTTTAAGTTTTAACAATATACAAATGTTAAGAAGATATGAGGAAATAAATTATGAGTAAATATACTTTAGGAATTGATTCAGGATCAACAACTACTAAAGGTGTATTGTTTGATGGTAAAACAATTGTTAGAACAATGATTGTAAAAACTGCAGCAAAACCGAGGGAAAGTATTTCTAAAATCTATAATGAACTGTACTCTAATAACGTAAAGTACACAATAACTACAGGTTATGGTAGAG encodes:
- the yedF gene encoding sulfurtransferase-like selenium metabolism protein YedF — protein: MSKIIDAKGKNCPIPVIMAKKEIDNGNVNFVVEVDNKIANENLKKLGNSMSFEIKSQEVNGIFKVHFLKGERDNNQSEICEECNEIIEEIKKDKLGTWSIFIGKEIIGSGSEELGKSLIKMYFYTMAESDDLPKSILFMNEGVKVPTLNEQVVEHLKGLEKKGVEILVCGTCLNFYGLEEELKVGKVSNMYEISNYMKAASKVITL
- the selD gene encoding selenide, water dikinase SelD is translated as MSKDIKLTSLTKNSGCAAKIGPGVLHSVLSSLPKFEDENLIVGFDTSDDACVYKINDDTVVIKTVDFFPPMVDDPYTFGQVAAANALSDVYAMGGNPSIAMNLICFPSCLDISIMREILAGGYDKVKEAGAVIAGGHTIADPTPKYGLCVSGFARPEEILSNSNAKTGDVIILTKPLGIGIMNTAAKAELIDENKIKEVTSIMSTLNKYAKECTLGLEIHSCTDVTGFGLIGHSYEMASGSKKTIEIFSESIPIIDGALDYAKMGIIPEGMYNNLDYLKDKFAVGANISQELQDVLIDPQTSGGLLLSLPEKQAKEFLSRIENFTPYARIIGQVLDKGDKPIVIK
- a CDS encoding double-cubane-cluster-containing anaerobic reductase, with product MELQKKLPEIFEEFAEGRRNAFIKAKELKDKNIPLIGAFCTYFPQELGLAMGAATVSVCSTSDETIAAAEQDLPRNLCPLIKSSYGFAKTDKCPFFFFSDLIVGETTCDGKKKMYEYLSEFKPVHVMELPNSQREDGLELWKNEIIRLKSYLEEMFNVEITEDDIKKAIKIKNNERKALKKFYELGKREPVSMLGQDMFKVINGTTFSFDKEKIPDQINEVIEKINCEYESEKKYESKPRILITGCPIGGATEKVIKAIEDNGAYVVAFENCSVAKAVDELVDEENPDVYDALARKYLSIGCSCMTPNPNRIKLLNKMIDEYKVDAVVDVILTACHTYNVETLSVKRFVNDEKNKPYMSVETDFSLNDIGQLNTRMAAFIEML